In Tripterygium wilfordii isolate XIE 37 chromosome 15, ASM1340144v1, whole genome shotgun sequence, one DNA window encodes the following:
- the LOC120016493 gene encoding protein EMSY-LIKE 3-like isoform X4 encodes MEYELSDSSGTDDDLPPSHQNRFQRGMHPTGNTRLATGSVPLLRKHTDMETQIHDIEQDAYSSVLRAFKAQSDAITWEKESLITELRKELRVSDEEHRVLLSNVNADDIIRQIREWRKSRGLQPGMLSTAQPIHEPVPSPAVSASRKKQKNSQLASSFSMGAPSAALHPSVEPSSAALGRDLHPGERNKKPKSHPLSGVTGRTQVLNRSSSGAFVRGEPPETANYDPLIGKKVWTRWPEDNHFYEAVITDYNPVEGLHALVYDINTAGETWEWVNLKEISPEDIRWESEDPAISRRGSRPGPGRGIKKSTGRGAAVTGAGRGRGTMKGRSKKEFPLSQNGIDVEHLEDIFMKQLDHYKKNKRAR; translated from the exons GAACGGATGATGATCTTCCGCCATCACATCAGAATAGATTTCAAAGAGGGATGCATCCTACTGGGAATACAAGATTAGCTACGGGATCTGTTCCATTATTGAGGAAGCATACAGATATGGAAACACAGATCCACGATATAGAACAAGATGCATACAGTTCTGTCCTGCGAGCCTTCAAGGCTCAATCTGATGCCATCACTTGG GAAAAAGAAAGTTTAATTACAGAACTCAGGAAAGAGCTCAGAGTATCAGATGAGGAACATCGGGTGCTTCTATCCAATGTTAATGCTGATGACATCATCAGACAAATAAG GGAATGGAGGAAGTCACGTGGGCTCCAACCTGGCATGCTCAGCACTGCTCAGCCTATTCACGAACCAGTTCCCAGTCCTGCTGTTTCTGCGTCACGCAAGAAACAGAAAAACTCACAATTAGCGTCTTCCTTTTCAATGGGAGCACCATCTGCTGCGTTGCATCCATCTGTGGAGCCATCTTCAGCAGCTCTTGGACGAGATCTTCATCCGGGAGAAAGGAATAAGAAGCCCAAATCA CACCCTCTCTCCGGTGTCACTGGAAGGACTCAAGTTCTTAATCGCAGTTCTTCAGGTGCTTTTGTCAGAGGTGAACCTCCTGAGACAGCAAATTATGATCCATTAATTGGAAAGAAAGTTTGGACGAGGTGGCCTGAAGATAACCACTTCTATGAGGCTGTCATTACTGACTACAATCCTGTCGAG GGGCTGCATGCTTTGGTTTATGACATTAATACTGCCGGTGAAACATGGGAGTGGGTCAATCTCAAAGAG ATATCTCCTGAAGATATTAGGTGGGAGAGTGAAGATCCTGCAATTTCTCGAAGAGGTAGCCGCCCTGGACCAGGTCGTGGGATTAAGAAGTCCACTGGACGGGGTGCTGCAGTCACTGGTGCAGGAAGAGGTAGGGGTACCATGAAGGGTCGGTCCAAGAAAGAGTTCCCTTTATCACAAAATGGTATTGATGTAGAAC